In Etheostoma cragini isolate CJK2018 chromosome 9, CSU_Ecrag_1.0, whole genome shotgun sequence, the following are encoded in one genomic region:
- the c9h1orf53 gene encoding uncharacterized protein C1orf53 homolog — protein sequence MFHQKYPYKAFVSRLILLHIQFNKRVVTMSIPKLSEESSKRPRGRSRLQINADRGEAADFNGVVPGSMGGDHDHDHTGRKFTEEETAIHRAHREACEAKKQMYVDPSSGYKVFTEYAHLQRGKCCGSACRHCPYGQVNVKDPAMKKQFNSLFYV from the exons atgttccaccaaaagtACCCGTATAAAGCATTTGTCAGCAGATTGATTCTGCTCCATATACAGTTTAATAAACGAGTTGTTACAATGTCAATACCCAAACTCTCAGAAGAAAGCTCCAAGCGACCGAGAGGCAGAAGCCGGTTGCAGATCAACGCAGACAGGGGAGAGGCTGCAGACTTTAATGGGGTGGTGCCAGGCAGCATGGGGGGCGACCACGACCACGACCACACTGGAAGGAAGTTCACAGAGGAGGAGACGGCCATCCATAGAGCCCACAGAGAAGCGTGTGAG GCAAAGAAGCAGATGTATGTCGACCCTTCCAGTGGGTACAAGGTGTTCACAGAGTATGCCCACCTTCAGAGAGGGAAATGCTGTGGCAGCGCATGCAGACAT TGTCCGTATGGCCAAGTCAACGTGAAGGACCCTGCAATGAAGAAACAATTTAATTCTCTATTTTATGTATAG